A window of Ignatzschineria indica contains these coding sequences:
- a CDS encoding SUF system Fe-S cluster assembly regulator, whose translation MRITRETDYALLVLTKLAVREERMSASTLAEICDLNVSLVSKVLKLLVKAELLTSTRGVYGGYQLQKSPEEITLLDVIEAIEGPVAMNACNDLENPCDKAIDCQLAPHWRVINQQLYKSFSEVTLLSLLGSPSDLKAEMNVIDLL comes from the coding sequence TTGAGAATTACCCGAGAAACAGATTATGCCTTACTTGTTCTTACTAAGCTTGCGGTAAGAGAAGAGAGAATGAGTGCATCAACGCTAGCGGAGATCTGTGATCTAAATGTCTCTTTGGTGAGTAAAGTTCTGAAGCTTCTTGTTAAAGCGGAGCTCTTAACTTCAACAAGAGGTGTTTATGGAGGATATCAATTGCAGAAGTCTCCCGAGGAGATTACGTTACTTGATGTTATTGAGGCAATTGAAGGCCCTGTCGCAATGAATGCTTGTAATGATCTTGAGAATCCTTGTGATAAAGCGATAGATTGTCAATTAGCCCCTCATTGGCGAGTCATTAATCAGCAGCTCTATAAGAGCTTTTCTGAAGTGACGTTGTTATCTCTTCTCGGCTCACCGAGCGATCTAAAAGCAGAA